A genomic region of Vitreoscilla filiformis contains the following coding sequences:
- a CDS encoding metal-sensing transcriptional repressor: MAKTNDEKNRTDLLNRLKRAEGQLRGIQRMIEEGQPCLDIASQMAAVRKALDSAYVRMTVCFMEQELCARLGDDSRKPLEEVLGDVQTLLGKVR, translated from the coding sequence ATGGCCAAAACCAACGACGAGAAAAACCGAACCGACCTGCTCAACCGCCTGAAACGGGCCGAAGGGCAGTTGCGCGGCATCCAGCGCATGATCGAGGAGGGCCAACCCTGCCTGGACATCGCCAGCCAGATGGCCGCCGTGCGCAAAGCGCTGGACAGCGCTTATGTGCGCATGACCGTGTGTTTCATGGAGCAAGAGCTGTGCGCCCGCCTGGGCGACGACAGCCGCAAGCCGCTCGAAGAAGTGCTCGGCGACGTGCAAACCTTGCTCGGCAAGGTACGCTGA
- a CDS encoding efflux RND transporter periplasmic adaptor subunit, which yields MNTPIVFPLRSRFSWRAAASALTVSAGLIGSAHAAPAASAVVVPVVTVQAGTTALGFELDGQIQAQRQATVAAQIGGTVQALLVKAGDAVRAGQALAHIDGRSASADLSRGDAAVAQAQAQLDNARLNAERTRELRAKGFVSQAAQDMADTQLKAAQAGLREAEAARSQAALARGFTTVTAPFDGLVQTTLLEAGDLAGPGRPVLTLYAPGALRAVVQVPASRAAAAQTATRLQVQAPDGGWVAPVRHTALPTTDPVAQTVEWRLDLPALSGAAPGQSVRVRFEGGPVAANAGAAALSVPASAVLRRGELTAVYVVQGSQFVLRAVRSGASRGGAVELLAGVKPGERVAQDAVRAGLAGAVPAAAAQ from the coding sequence ATGAACACGCCCATCGTCTTTCCTTTGCGTTCTCGGTTTTCATGGCGGGCTGCGGCCTCGGCGCTGACGGTGTCCGCCGGGCTGATCGGTTCAGCCCATGCCGCGCCGGCTGCGTCGGCGGTGGTGGTGCCGGTGGTCACCGTTCAAGCGGGCACCACGGCCCTCGGGTTTGAGCTGGATGGCCAAATCCAAGCCCAGCGCCAAGCCACCGTGGCCGCACAAATCGGTGGGACGGTGCAGGCCCTGCTGGTCAAAGCAGGGGATGCCGTGCGCGCCGGCCAAGCCCTCGCGCACATTGACGGGCGCAGCGCCAGCGCCGATCTTTCACGCGGTGACGCCGCCGTCGCCCAGGCCCAAGCGCAACTGGACAACGCCCGCCTGAACGCCGAACGCACCCGCGAACTGCGCGCCAAGGGTTTCGTCAGCCAAGCCGCGCAAGACATGGCGGACACCCAACTCAAAGCCGCCCAAGCCGGCCTGCGCGAAGCGGAGGCGGCACGCTCACAGGCTGCCTTGGCACGCGGTTTCACCACGGTGACGGCCCCGTTTGATGGCCTGGTGCAAACCACGCTGCTCGAAGCGGGCGATTTGGCCGGCCCCGGTCGCCCGGTGCTCACGTTGTACGCGCCTGGTGCGTTGCGGGCTGTGGTGCAAGTGCCGGCCTCGCGGGCCGCTGCCGCACAGACCGCCACCCGGTTGCAGGTTCAAGCGCCCGATGGCGGTTGGGTGGCGCCAGTGCGTCACACCGCCTTGCCGACCACCGACCCAGTGGCCCAAACCGTGGAATGGCGGTTGGATTTGCCCGCGCTCTCCGGAGCAGCCCCTGGGCAAAGCGTGCGTGTGCGGTTTGAAGGCGGCCCCGTGGCGGCCAATGCGGGGGCTGCGGCGTTGAGCGTACCGGCCAGCGCCGTGCTGCGTCGTGGGGAGTTGACGGCGGTGTACGTGGTGCAAGGGTCGCAGTTTGTGCTGCGGGCGGTGCGTTCGGGCGCCAGCCGGGGCGGGGCGGTGGAGTTGCTCGCTGGGGTCAAACCCGGGGAACGGGTGGCCCAAGACGCTGTGCGCGCCGGCTTGGCCGGGGCGGTGCCGGCGGCAGCGGCTCAATAA
- a CDS encoding YgaP family membrane protein, translating to MTVERWIRVIAGTFIMVSLALGVEASPLFVSPWFLAFTAFVGFNLFQFGFTNFCPLAIILKKLGVPTHGGCDTGAGAGSCCR from the coding sequence ATGACGGTAGAACGTTGGATTCGGGTGATCGCAGGCACGTTCATCATGGTGTCGTTGGCCTTGGGGGTGGAAGCCTCGCCGTTGTTTGTGAGCCCGTGGTTCCTGGCGTTCACGGCGTTTGTGGGTTTTAACCTGTTCCAGTTTGGCTTCACCAATTTCTGCCCGCTGGCCATCATTTTGAAGAAGCTGGGCGTGCCCACGCACGGTGGCTGCGACACCGGTGCCGGCGCTGGATCGTGCTGCCGTTGA
- a CDS encoding efflux RND transporter permease subunit: MSLHTPSPSDDAARMGVSGRLAAAFQDNAITPLLALVALLLGLFAVLVTPREEEPQINVTMANVLIPFPGASSADVQNMVARPAEQVLSQIAGIEHTYSVSRPGVAVLTVQFQVGVPRTEALVRLYDVLNANQDWLPANLGTLPPIVRPKGIDDVPVLGVTLWAPDARAAVDIERVAHSVEAELKRVPGSREVQTLGGPGQAVIVELDPSRLRERGVDVLRLKQTLSAANLAMPAGTVMQPSGGQTLTVETGEFLRSADDVADVVVGVNQGKPVYLREVARVVPGAAQPVRHVWFTPGAAATAPGSAASTAAPTGQVYPAVTLTVTKKPGQNAVDVAQAARQRLDELRGTVIPEGIEATITRDYGETAAEKANKLIQKLGFATGSVILLVGVALGRREAVIVGAAVILTLTATLFASWAWGFTLNRVSLFALIFSIGILVDDAIVVVENIHRHQALDPHKTLREIIPAAVDEVGGPTILATLTVIAALLPMAFVTGLMGPYMGPIPINSSLGMAISLAIAFTVTPRLALKFMRSGHAAHAVGQGDAPGIGAKLGGVFAGLLRPLLESARKRWLLLGGIVAALLLSVGLALVQWVVLKMLPFDNKSEFQVVVEMPAGTPLEDTAAALHALGAHLAQQPEVRNLQGYAGTASPITFNGLVRQYYLRADAEQGDLQVNLVDKHHRSEKSHAIAQRLRPGLEKIAAQHGAKIKVVEVPPGPPVMSPLVAEIYGPDEAGRQQVAARLERAFAQTRDIVAIDTSLKADAPRTFLRVNRQRAESLGIPVAVVAQTVQGALSGADAAWLHDGQSKYPVPVRLQLPRESQVGLDALLALPLRAGNGQLVPLSELVRVENGIIDKPLFTKNLHPVSYVFGDMAGKLDSPLYGLFAIRPKLAEAALPGTGELGEYWIHQPADPFRQYALKWDGEWQITYETFRDMGAAYGVGLILIYLLVVAQFKSYVTPLIIMAPIPLTLIGVMPGHALLGSQFTATSMIGMIALAGIIVRNSILLVDFIELQVAQGVAFKEAVASSAQVRAQPIALTALAAMIGALFILDDPIFNGLAISLIFGILVSTLLTLVVIPVLYFAVYRRQHEVA, from the coding sequence ATGAGCTTGCACACCCCGTCCCCGTCGGACGACGCCGCACGCATGGGCGTTTCCGGACGCCTGGCCGCTGCCTTCCAAGACAACGCCATCACCCCCTTGCTGGCGCTGGTGGCGCTGCTGTTGGGCCTGTTCGCCGTGCTGGTGACGCCCCGCGAGGAAGAGCCGCAAATCAACGTCACCATGGCCAATGTGCTGATTCCCTTCCCGGGGGCCAGCAGCGCCGATGTGCAAAACATGGTGGCCCGCCCCGCCGAGCAGGTGCTCAGCCAGATCGCGGGCATCGAGCACACCTATTCGGTGTCGCGCCCCGGGGTGGCGGTGCTGACGGTGCAATTCCAGGTCGGCGTGCCGCGCACCGAAGCGCTGGTGCGTTTGTACGACGTGCTCAACGCCAACCAAGACTGGCTGCCCGCCAACCTCGGTACGTTGCCGCCCATCGTGCGCCCCAAGGGCATCGACGATGTGCCGGTGCTCGGAGTGACCCTCTGGGCTCCCGACGCCCGTGCCGCTGTGGACATCGAGCGCGTGGCCCACAGCGTCGAAGCCGAACTCAAGCGCGTGCCCGGCAGCCGTGAGGTGCAAACCCTTGGTGGCCCGGGCCAAGCGGTGATCGTGGAACTGGATCCGTCCCGGCTGCGTGAGCGTGGCGTGGACGTGTTGCGCCTGAAACAAACCCTGTCCGCCGCCAACTTGGCCATGCCTGCTGGCACGGTGATGCAGCCCAGCGGGGGCCAGACGCTCACCGTGGAAACCGGCGAGTTCCTGCGCTCGGCAGACGATGTGGCCGATGTGGTGGTCGGCGTCAACCAAGGCAAGCCGGTGTACCTGCGCGAAGTGGCTCGCGTGGTGCCGGGCGCTGCCCAGCCGGTGCGCCACGTCTGGTTCACACCGGGCGCAGCGGCCACGGCACCGGGCAGCGCCGCCAGCACGGCAGCGCCAACCGGGCAGGTCTACCCGGCGGTGACCCTCACCGTCACCAAAAAGCCCGGCCAGAACGCGGTGGACGTGGCCCAGGCCGCCCGCCAGCGGCTCGACGAGCTGCGCGGCACCGTCATCCCCGAAGGCATCGAAGCCACCATCACGCGGGACTATGGCGAAACCGCCGCCGAAAAAGCCAACAAGCTGATTCAGAAACTGGGGTTCGCCACCGGCTCGGTCATCCTGCTGGTGGGCGTGGCGCTGGGGCGGCGCGAAGCCGTCATCGTCGGTGCAGCGGTGATTCTCACGCTCACGGCCACACTGTTTGCCTCCTGGGCCTGGGGCTTCACGCTCAACCGGGTGAGCCTGTTTGCGCTCATCTTTTCCATCGGCATCTTGGTGGACGACGCCATCGTGGTGGTGGAAAACATCCACCGCCATCAAGCGCTCGACCCGCACAAAACCCTGCGCGAGATCATCCCCGCAGCCGTCGATGAGGTCGGCGGCCCAACCATTTTGGCCACGCTCACGGTGATCGCCGCCCTGCTGCCGATGGCCTTCGTCACCGGGTTGATGGGGCCATACATGGGCCCCATCCCCATCAATTCGAGCCTGGGCATGGCGATCTCGCTGGCCATTGCGTTCACCGTCACGCCGCGGTTGGCTTTGAAGTTCATGCGCTCAGGGCACGCTGCTCACGCGGTCGGACAGGGGGACGCCCCCGGCATCGGCGCCAAGCTGGGGGGCGTGTTCGCTGGGCTGCTGCGCCCGCTGCTGGAGAGTGCCCGCAAACGCTGGCTGCTGCTGGGGGGCATCGTGGCGGCGCTGCTGCTGTCGGTGGGCCTGGCGCTGGTGCAGTGGGTGGTGCTGAAGATGCTGCCCTTTGACAACAAGAGCGAGTTCCAAGTGGTGGTCGAGATGCCTGCCGGCACGCCGCTGGAAGACACCGCCGCCGCCTTGCACGCCCTGGGCGCCCACTTGGCGCAACAGCCCGAGGTGCGCAACCTCCAGGGGTATGCCGGCACGGCCAGCCCGATCACCTTCAACGGCTTGGTGCGCCAGTACTACCTGCGCGCCGACGCCGAGCAAGGGGACTTGCAGGTGAACTTGGTGGACAAACACCACCGTTCGGAAAAGAGCCACGCCATTGCCCAGCGCTTGCGCCCGGGGTTGGAAAAAATCGCCGCCCAGCACGGCGCCAAAATCAAGGTGGTGGAAGTGCCGCCGGGGCCACCGGTGATGAGCCCGCTGGTGGCCGAAATCTACGGCCCCGACGAAGCGGGGCGCCAGCAAGTGGCCGCCCGCTTGGAGCGCGCCTTTGCACAAACCCGCGACATCGTCGCCATCGACACCAGCTTGAAGGCCGACGCGCCGCGCACCTTCCTGCGCGTGAACCGCCAGCGCGCTGAAAGCTTGGGCATCCCGGTGGCCGTGGTGGCGCAGACCGTGCAGGGCGCTCTCTCCGGAGCCGACGCCGCCTGGCTGCACGACGGCCAGAGCAAATACCCCGTGCCGGTGCGCCTGCAACTGCCACGTGAATCTCAGGTCGGGCTGGACGCCTTGCTGGCGCTGCCGCTGCGTGCTGGCAACGGCCAACTGGTGCCGCTCTCCGAGCTGGTGAGGGTGGAAAACGGCATCATCGACAAGCCGTTGTTCACCAAAAACCTTCACCCCGTGAGCTACGTGTTCGGCGACATGGCCGGCAAGCTGGACTCACCCCTGTATGGCCTGTTCGCCATCCGCCCCAAGCTGGCCGAAGCGGCCCTGCCGGGCACGGGTGAGCTGGGCGAATACTGGATTCACCAGCCCGCCGACCCCTTCCGCCAATACGCCCTGAAGTGGGATGGCGAATGGCAAATCACCTACGAAACCTTCCGCGACATGGGCGCCGCCTACGGCGTCGGCCTGATCCTGATTTACCTGTTGGTGGTGGCGCAGTTCAAGAGTTACGTCACGCCGCTCATCATCATGGCGCCCATTCCGCTCACCCTCATCGGGGTCATGCCGGGGCACGCGCTGCTGGGCTCGCAATTCACCGCCACCAGCATGATCGGGATGATCGCCTTGGCAGGGATCATCGTGCGCAACTCGATTCTGTTGGTGGACTTCATTGAGCTGCAAGTCGCTCAAGGGGTGGCGTTCAAAGAGGCCGTGGCCAGCTCCGCCCAGGTGCGTGCCCAGCCCATCGCGCTCACCGCCTTGGCGGCCATGATCGGCGCCCTGTTCATCCTCGATGACCCGATCTTCAATGGCCTGGCCATTTCGCTCATTTTTGGCATCTTGGTGTCCACGCTGCTGACGCTGGTGGTGATCCCGGTGCTGTATTTCGCGGTGTACCGCCGCCAGCATGAGGTGGCCTGA
- a CDS encoding ArsR/SmtB family transcription factor yields MFESVAELFSLLSTPVRLKIISALCQGEKNVSQLLTEIHTTQPNMSQHLATLYRAGVLSKRRDSTQIYYRLQSERVASLCRAVCLQISQDMVVPPPTPPTSVAAPTGI; encoded by the coding sequence GTGTTCGAATCGGTGGCCGAGCTGTTCTCGCTGCTGTCCACGCCGGTGCGGCTGAAGATCATCAGCGCACTGTGCCAGGGTGAGAAGAACGTCTCGCAATTGCTGACCGAGATTCACACCACCCAGCCCAACATGTCGCAGCACCTGGCCACGCTGTACCGGGCCGGCGTGCTCAGCAAACGCCGCGACAGCACCCAAATTTATTACCGCCTGCAAAGCGAGCGCGTGGCTTCGCTGTGCCGGGCGGTGTGCCTGCAAATCTCGCAGGACATGGTGGTGCCTCCCCCGACACCGCCCACATCCGTTGCCGCACCGACGGGCATCTGA
- a CDS encoding TlpA disulfide reductase family protein: MPPLQTIAVSRRHTLVWLAGAAGSAHAALPPGEPLLWPEVALLDGSSLGPAQVRDVAWVVVFFSLSCGYCHRHNRRLQALAQRMRGQPLRVLGAVHDQDASAVRTHAQQEGLTFPMTLESSRLHRLLSPRRITPLTCVLDRGTRLREVIPGEMSEDDVMGLARWAQPV; this comes from the coding sequence GTGCCACCCCTGCAAACCATCGCCGTGTCACGGCGCCACACCTTGGTGTGGCTCGCTGGCGCAGCGGGATCGGCTCACGCGGCGTTGCCGCCGGGTGAGCCTTTGCTCTGGCCTGAGGTGGCGCTGTTGGATGGCTCCTCGCTCGGCCCTGCGCAGGTGCGGGATGTGGCTTGGGTGGTGGTGTTTTTCTCGCTGAGCTGCGGCTACTGCCACCGCCATAACCGGCGGCTGCAAGCGCTGGCGCAGCGCATGCGCGGGCAGCCCCTGCGGGTGTTGGGCGCTGTCCACGATCAGGACGCCAGCGCTGTGCGCACCCACGCCCAGCAAGAAGGGTTGACGTTCCCGATGACTTTGGAGTCCTCGCGCCTGCATCGCCTGCTCAGCCCTCGGCGCATCACCCCGCTGACGTGTGTGCTGGATCGGGGGACGCGGCTGCGCGAAGTCATCCCCGGAGAGATGAGCGAAGACGATGTGATGGGCCTGGCCCGCTGGGCCCAGCCGGTTTGA
- the ybeY gene encoding rRNA maturation RNase YbeY, protein MATIARPDLSLSLQQPDGRHRAHLPRAKVARWIRAALDELPGEITVRIVDAEEGQRLNREFRGKDYATNVLTFDYTQEPVVMADLVLCAPVVEKEAAELGIPLAQHYAHLLVHGTLHAQGWDHETSDEDAEAMEAEETRILLGLGWPDPYQIRAH, encoded by the coding sequence ATGGCCACGATTGCCCGCCCTGACCTGAGTCTGTCCCTGCAACAACCCGATGGCCGCCACCGCGCCCACCTGCCTCGCGCCAAGGTGGCACGCTGGATCCGGGCAGCGCTGGATGAGCTGCCTGGCGAAATCACCGTGCGCATCGTCGATGCCGAGGAAGGCCAGCGCCTGAACCGTGAGTTTCGCGGCAAGGACTACGCTACCAACGTCCTGACCTTCGACTACACCCAAGAACCCGTGGTGATGGCCGACCTGGTGCTGTGCGCCCCGGTGGTGGAAAAAGAAGCCGCCGAGCTGGGCATTCCGCTGGCGCAGCACTACGCGCACTTGCTGGTGCATGGCACGCTGCACGCGCAAGGCTGGGATCACGAAACCAGCGACGAAGACGCCGAAGCCATGGAGGCCGAGGAAACGCGCATCCTGCTGGGGCTGGGCTGGCCTGATCCTTATCAAATCCGGGCCCATTGA
- a CDS encoding NAD(P)/FAD-dependent oxidoreductase — protein sequence MMQRRQLLAGLVSGGALGLAGCASVGGDASKAKVLVVGGGYGGATASKYVRLFSDYQIDVTMVEPNPMFVSCPVSNLVIGGMKTMADITNPYTGLSTKHGVRVVQDRVTKIDPAKKVATLASGGDIRYDKLVLAPGIDFMWDQIEGLQAAHSAGQMLHAWKAGPETMALRKQLEAMRDGGVYAITIPEAPYRCPPGPYERASVVAAYFKKHKPKSKVLILDGNEDVTSKGPLFKKAWKELYGPMVEYRPQHKVVAVDAKGGAVKFDVQDDVKADVLNVLPVMRAGALAVQTGLANANGRWCLVNFLNFESTAAKDIHVIGDAIQIAQGMPKSGHMANSHAKVTAAAIVAELQGLEINPHPMLTNVCMSYVDDLHVIHVASVHEYVSPKKSFFTIGGSGGVSDVRSDLEGRYAEAWAKNIWADTLM from the coding sequence ATGATGCAACGCAGACAACTTTTGGCCGGGCTGGTATCCGGCGGGGCACTGGGGCTGGCCGGCTGTGCGTCGGTGGGGGGCGATGCCTCCAAAGCCAAGGTGTTGGTGGTCGGAGGCGGTTATGGGGGCGCCACCGCGTCCAAGTACGTCCGCCTGTTTTCGGACTACCAAATCGACGTGACCATGGTGGAACCGAACCCGATGTTCGTGTCCTGCCCGGTGTCCAACTTGGTGATTGGCGGCATGAAAACCATGGCCGACATCACCAACCCCTACACGGGTTTGAGCACCAAACATGGGGTGCGTGTGGTGCAGGATCGGGTGACGAAAATCGATCCGGCCAAGAAAGTTGCCACCCTGGCCAGCGGCGGCGACATCCGCTACGACAAGCTGGTACTCGCCCCCGGCATCGATTTCATGTGGGATCAGATCGAGGGGCTTCAAGCCGCGCACAGTGCCGGCCAGATGCTGCACGCCTGGAAGGCTGGCCCGGAAACGATGGCCCTGCGCAAGCAGCTCGAAGCGATGCGCGACGGCGGCGTGTACGCCATCACCATTCCCGAAGCGCCATACCGCTGCCCGCCGGGGCCGTACGAGCGCGCCAGCGTGGTGGCGGCTTACTTCAAGAAGCACAAACCCAAATCCAAGGTGCTGATCTTGGATGGCAACGAGGACGTCACCTCCAAGGGCCCGCTGTTCAAAAAGGCTTGGAAAGAGCTGTACGGCCCGATGGTCGAATACCGTCCGCAGCACAAGGTGGTGGCGGTGGACGCCAAGGGTGGCGCGGTCAAGTTCGATGTGCAGGACGACGTTAAAGCCGATGTGCTCAACGTGCTGCCGGTGATGCGCGCCGGCGCACTGGCGGTACAAACCGGCTTGGCCAATGCCAATGGCCGCTGGTGCTTGGTCAACTTCTTGAATTTTGAATCGACGGCGGCCAAAGACATCCACGTCATCGGCGACGCGATTCAAATCGCCCAGGGCATGCCCAAATCGGGCCACATGGCGAACTCACACGCCAAGGTGACGGCGGCGGCCATCGTGGCCGAGCTGCAAGGCTTGGAGATCAACCCGCATCCGATGCTCACCAATGTGTGCATGAGCTACGTCGATGACCTGCATGTGATCCACGTCGCCAGCGTTCACGAGTACGTCTCGCCCAAGAAGAGTTTCTTCACGATCGGCGGGTCGGGGGGCGTGTCCGACGTGCGCAGTGACTTGGAAGGCCGTTACGCCGAAGCCTGGGCCAAGAACATTTGGGCCGACACGCTCATGTGA
- a CDS encoding c-type cytochrome, with product MTHTLAGVVPAARSRAFAARAALLALLTLAGTAVHAKDPTALRTRALAATCAQCHGTDGQAVEGEALIRLSVLPEDYILSQLMAFRSGQRPATIMHQITKGYSQEQLETLARYFGSRSKP from the coding sequence ATGACCCACACCCTGGCGGGCGTCGTCCCCGCCGCCCGTTCGCGGGCTTTTGCCGCGCGGGCGGCGCTGCTGGCACTGCTGACTTTGGCGGGCACAGCGGTTCACGCAAAGGATCCGACCGCGCTGCGCACCCGTGCCCTGGCCGCCACCTGCGCCCAGTGTCACGGCACGGACGGCCAAGCCGTCGAAGGTGAAGCCCTGATCCGCCTGTCGGTGCTGCCCGAGGACTACATCCTCAGCCAACTGATGGCTTTCCGCAGCGGCCAACGCCCGGCAACGATCATGCACCAGATCACCAAGGGCTATTCGCAAGAACAACTCGAAACCCTGGCGCGTTACTTCGGTTCGCGCAGCAAGCCGTGA
- a CDS encoding ABC transporter substrate-binding protein: MNRRRFLQQTAQIGAAAMLPAGQGWAAGAEDGVTAQTLTLGSSLPLTGPMGVAGKDITAGMRAALLVANQAGGVHGRELKLEVRDDAYVPARAVENVKQLLLPNTGCLALMSCLGTPTNAATFPLIEQAGAPLVGPITGAGSLRQVTARNVFHVRASYGEEAGRAVQQLVNMGVKDIAIVYLDNGFGKEVLREAETALSTNRLQAVGSVPLAVDGANVNEVVKSVLGNKPGAVLIGTAGVASTQLVSGLRRQVSGLPIVGLSVALFGSDMVQLGPLVQGMALTQVLPDPDRQRLGVARAYQAAMKTANETAINSTSFEGWINAQVMLEGLRRAGREVNRDKLRQALASIRRLELGDFSLGFSGSAPYVASNFVELAVLGANGKRLG, from the coding sequence ATGAATCGACGTCGCTTCCTCCAACAGACGGCTCAGATAGGCGCCGCCGCCATGCTGCCGGCTGGCCAAGGATGGGCTGCGGGCGCTGAGGATGGTGTCACCGCCCAGACCCTCACCCTGGGTTCCAGCCTGCCGTTGACAGGCCCCATGGGTGTGGCCGGTAAAGACATCACAGCCGGAATGCGTGCTGCGCTGCTCGTCGCCAACCAAGCCGGTGGCGTGCATGGCCGCGAACTCAAGCTGGAAGTGCGCGATGACGCCTACGTCCCAGCGCGTGCGGTCGAAAACGTCAAACAACTGCTGCTGCCCAACACGGGCTGCCTGGCGTTGATGTCCTGCCTGGGCACACCGACCAACGCCGCCACGTTTCCGCTGATCGAACAAGCCGGCGCCCCTCTGGTGGGGCCGATCACGGGGGCGGGCTCGCTGCGCCAAGTCACGGCCCGCAACGTTTTCCACGTACGCGCCAGTTATGGCGAAGAGGCGGGCCGCGCCGTGCAGCAACTGGTGAACATGGGCGTCAAGGACATCGCCATCGTTTACCTGGACAACGGTTTCGGCAAAGAAGTGCTGCGCGAAGCCGAAACCGCCCTCAGCACCAACCGCTTGCAGGCCGTGGGCAGTGTGCCTTTGGCGGTGGATGGGGCCAACGTCAACGAAGTGGTCAAGAGCGTGCTGGGCAACAAGCCGGGCGCGGTGTTGATCGGCACGGCTGGCGTGGCCAGCACCCAACTGGTCAGCGGCCTGCGGCGCCAGGTCAGCGGGCTGCCGATTGTGGGTTTGTCGGTGGCGCTGTTCGGTTCGGACATGGTGCAACTCGGCCCACTGGTGCAAGGCATGGCCTTGACCCAGGTTCTGCCCGATCCCGACCGGCAACGCCTGGGTGTGGCCCGCGCCTACCAAGCCGCCATGAAAACGGCCAACGAAACGGCCATCAACAGCACCAGCTTCGAAGGCTGGATCAACGCCCAGGTCATGCTCGAAGGCTTGCGCCGTGCGGGCCGTGAGGTCAACCGCGACAAGTTGCGCCAAGCCCTGGCCAGCATCCGCCGCTTGGAGCTGGGTGATTTCAGCCTCGGGTTCTCAGGTTCTGCGCCTTATGTGGCATCGAACTTCGTCGAACTTGCCGTGCTGGGGGCCAACGGCAAGCGCCTGGGTTGA
- a CDS encoding YeeE/YedE family protein, translating to MSRLGETQTVTLTGALIGLLFGFFAHRSRFCLRSAAIEFSRGTREGKLTVWLFAFATAVLLTQGFILAGWLDVTDARQLAQRGSLSGAAIGGAMFGAGMILARGCSSRLLVLAAQGNLRALLSGLVFAVTAQAALTGVLSPLRTEVAGWWTVEGGSARDLIALTGIGHGGGAVFGALWLIAALVWAQRQGVKFWGWFGAVGVGAMVATAWLLTYLESRQAFDTVVPIQALSFTGPSADVLMLVLSPPGQPLKFDLGLVPGVFLGSFLSALLWRELKLEGFQGGQSMRRYIAGAMLMGFGGMLAGGCAVGAGVSGAAVFTITSWVTLAAIWIAASLTDWWVDRRAEAPVAAPGEPGYVSP from the coding sequence ATGTCGCGCCTGGGGGAGACCCAAACCGTCACCCTCACCGGCGCTTTGATTGGTTTGCTGTTTGGCTTTTTTGCCCACCGTTCGCGCTTTTGTTTGCGCTCGGCGGCCATCGAGTTTTCCCGTGGGACGCGGGAGGGCAAACTCACCGTCTGGCTGTTCGCCTTCGCCACGGCGGTGCTGTTGACGCAAGGTTTCATCCTCGCCGGCTGGCTCGACGTGACCGACGCCCGCCAGCTCGCCCAGCGTGGCAGCCTGTCGGGCGCCGCCATCGGCGGAGCGATGTTCGGAGCCGGCATGATCTTGGCGCGTGGGTGCTCCAGCCGCTTGCTGGTGCTGGCCGCGCAGGGCAACTTGCGGGCTTTGCTTTCGGGCCTGGTGTTCGCGGTGACGGCCCAGGCAGCCCTGACGGGCGTCCTCTCGCCCTTGCGCACCGAGGTGGCTGGGTGGTGGACGGTCGAAGGCGGCAGCGCCCGGGACTTGATCGCCCTCACCGGCATCGGGCACGGTGGCGGGGCGGTGTTTGGCGCCTTGTGGTTGATCGCAGCTTTGGTGTGGGCCCAGCGTCAGGGCGTGAAGTTTTGGGGCTGGTTCGGCGCGGTGGGCGTCGGGGCGATGGTGGCCACGGCGTGGCTGCTGACCTATTTGGAATCGCGCCAGGCGTTTGACACCGTGGTGCCGATTCAAGCCTTGTCGTTCACGGGCCCGTCGGCGGATGTGCTGATGCTGGTGCTGTCGCCACCGGGGCAGCCGCTCAAGTTCGACCTGGGGTTGGTGCCGGGGGTGTTTTTGGGTTCGTTCCTGTCGGCGCTGCTGTGGCGCGAGTTGAAGCTGGAAGGCTTCCAGGGCGGACAGTCGATGCGCCGCTACATCGCCGGGGCCATGCTGATGGGCTTTGGCGGCATGCTGGCCGGTGGCTGCGCGGTGGGCGCGGGGGTGTCGGGGGCGGCGGTGTTCACCATCACCTCGTGGGTGACGCTGGCGGCGATTTGGATCGCTGCTTCGCTGACCGACTGGTGGGTGGATCGCCGCGCCGAGGCGCCGGTGGCGGCGCCGGGTGAGCCCGGTTACGTCAGCCCATGA